The genomic region GAAGTGAGCCAGCTAGCCAGAGGCTACTTCGCAAGGTCGCTTATCAGTTGCCGCCAAGATACATCAGATAGTGTTCTGGATGTGCTTGCACTTGTCAGCGATTCGTGTTTTTTGTGTTTCGGATGTGCTTGCACTTGTCCCTAAATGTAGAAGCTATGGAGCCAGCGAAGGGACTCGAACCCTTGACCTCCGGTTTACGAATCCTTATCAGCCCTGTATATACTTGGTTACGTCCGCTACCGTTTTATTCTTTAAATACTAATTTTACTAGCCTTAGCTTGTTAGGACGTGCTATTATAATTAGCGTTTGCTTGTTCGTGTAACAGTTGAATGTGGCCCAAAATGTGGCCCTAAATAGGAGGAATGTTATGGCTAAAGAGCGTCGTGGAATGATATTCCAGCGTGGAGCGAACGTATGGTACGCCCGCATTACTTTCACAGATGAATCAGGTAAGCGCAGGTACATCAAACGTCGTGCGGAGAACAAGAGCCATGCTAGAGAGTTAGTGAAGTTACTCCTGCGTGAATATGAAGATCATGGTGAACGCGCCCTTGAAAGCGCACAGATGACATTCAATGAATTGGCGGAATTCTACAAAGAAACCTACTTAGTGGAACCTCAGTACATAGATGACCGCAAGGTTGCCGGTTTGCGATCAGCATATGATTTCCGGCTGAGATTAACCGTATTACAGGATTATTTTGGCAAGCGAAAGCTGAGGGCCATTACACACGGCGATATAGAACGCTTTCGTGCAATCAGATTACAGACCAAAACGAGGCATGGCAAACAACGCTCTATTGCGACTGTAAACCGCGAACTGTCCCTGCTGCGTCGAATTTTCAATGTAGCCGCACGGAGCGGGTGGATAATTAAGAACCCTTTTTATGGTAGCGTATCTTTAATTACTCCTGGTGACGAAAAACCAAGAGAACGTACTATAACCAAGCAAGAAGAGGAGCGATTGCTTGAAGCCTGTATAGGTCCGCGCGCTCATCTTCGTCCTATTATCATTTGTGCTCTAGATACCGGAATGCGACGAGGGGAGATTTTCAAGCTTCAATGGTCTGATATCGACTTCGACAGTCGTATTATTACAGTGAGGGCGTTTAACACTAAGACCATGAGAGAACGGCAGGTCGCAATAACCGAACGTCTGTTTAGTGAGTTAGAAGCTTTATACGAAGTATCTACAAAACAGCCGGAAGCTCTCTGCTTCGGGATCAGCGATAATGTGAAGAAATCATTTAACACAGTTCGGAAAGGAGCAGGACTATCTGATGTGCGCTTTCACGATTTGCGACACACTCATGCCACAAGACTTGTAGCTGCTCAAATGCCATTGTCTGAAGTTGGGCGCATGCTTGGTCACACCCAGGCTAATACTACATACAGATATGTGAATGCTAACGTGGAGACCGCGAAGAGAGCCGCAGCTGTGCTCGATGAATTCAATCGTGTAATCAAGAAGGAGGAGTTGGTAGTACACTGATTCACCTGACCATTATCTTAATTCAGCTTTTCTTATAGAACGATTTTTCAATGCTGGGCTGAAGAGGGATAACGCGCTCAGGGCAATACTTTAGGAGTAGCTAATGCCGGACAACATTCCAGATAAAATTAGCACACGCTCATTTGTCATTACCGCAGGTAACAAAGCCGTTCTCGATGTCAAATATGATTTAGATGGAATTTTCGACTATATAATCAGCTACCTTCGCTTGGCTCGATCCGAGATTCAGCAACAGTTGATCGACAATGGTATTGAGTTAGAGGAGGCAGCAGAGCTAGTAGATTTTGCCAGAGATATAAGCACTCAAGAGAAACATGAAGAATGGTTGAGAGACTATCTGCACCCAGCCGGTAATTACATATTAAAGTACTTGCCTCAAACCATTCTGGAAGCAGTATATAAGCTTACGCATGAGGCTGTAGTTGCTTCTTTGTACTCAGTTGCCAGGCAGAAAAATGAAAATACCTTCACGAATGTCCCCACTCAAATGGCAAACATTATCTCCCTTCTCGAACAGGAACAGCTCAAGAAGCGTTTAGATGTGCCAGGGCGTGGTCACCCCATAGGCAACCTTTACTTCAATGGCAAAGTAGACTTTGAAAAAAAGCTAAGAGAAGCCATCAAGAAAGCGCGCGGGGAGAAGATAGTCTCGTTTAATCAGGAGCTTGTAGCCGAAAAGATGACCTATCTTTTACCCAACTATAGAGGGAATCTTGATGCTAGGACACTTAGGATGTGGTGTAAACAGTACCATCCTGGATTGCGCTGGAATAATCTAGTTAAGCTATTAGAAAGCCAAAATTCGGAAGACAAATAGCCACAATAGCTATCCGTTACAAAGTCATTCGCTCTTTGCTATTCTCTGCTTGCGATTGCTCGCAGAAGCTTCTCATTGTGAAGGAAGAGCGATGAAGGATACTGAAACAGTAAAGGGAAGGGCGGCAGAGCAGTTATTCGGTGTCTACAAGAAGCTTGCTGAGACTGGTAGGGTAGGGTTGACTGAAAAAGAGTTGTGTGAGGTTCTTGGTATTTGCCGCTTGACTGCCTTGCGCAGCCGACAATCCGGCAAACTTCGATACTGTAAGTTAACAGCAACCAAGCTGCTTTATCTACCTGAGCATATTGAGGAGTTTCTCAAAAGCTGTGAGAGGCGAGATACCTCACGGCGTAATAGACGGAAACTTGATATGTACTAATTCTGCCATGCTACGATTCGCACAGTGATTCCCAAGAGTACTAAAACTGGCTGTGCAGTGCGCGGGAAGCACTTGGCGTACAGGAAGCCGAAGTAAAACAGGTAATGCCTCAATAGATAGGCGGCAAACACGAGCACCAGCCGGAGCTTTGAGACGTAGTGGACAACCAAGCTCCGGCTGGCCCGAATCAAGCGTCACCGCCGACCGGCCCTGTGACTTCGGCCCTGTGTCCTACAGCGCACTATAATCCGGCCCGGCTGAGTCGGAATCGCTCGGCTACCCCAGTGTAGGAGAACCGCCCTGTAAGCGACCGAGGCGACGGCGTACTGGTCAGGCTTACTGAGACCGGGGGAAGGTCTCAGTGCGCTAACTCGGCTCTAGCCCCTGGTCAATTCAAAAATATAAGGCAGCAGCAGCAGCCCTTACGACTCCTGAAAATAGCGGGGAATAGGACGGTAGCAGCAAGGGGCAGGCGGCAGCAGCAAGCCTCTGGCTTCCTTGAAACTGACAAGGAGCAGGACAAGTGCGGATGTGTCAAATCTGAAGAGGCGTGAATCTCTGTGGCATGAGGGGCGCGATGGGGCGCGATTGATGTCTGAATCCTAGTCGGAGCAACGTAAAATGGGCACAAAGGGGCGCGATGGGGCAGGAGAATTCAAGCTGGCAACACCAATGTGGGAACGTGGCGAGAATGAGCCTGCCCTATGGTTTGACCGCTTTATAGCCTACCTGAAAATGGGCCGAACTCGTAGCAAGCTCGCGGTTTACAAGAAAGAGCGCGACGCTGCCGACCGTAATAGCCCTAACATTGAGAGGCGCGAAAGGGCGCGAAAGGGCGCGATAAAAACGGTTCCTCACGCATGGAGAGACGCGAGCCATCGCTACATGTGGGACAAAAGGGCCGAAGCCTTTGACGAGCATGAGCAGCTGGAAGATCAAGAGCGATGGCGAGAGCAGCACCGCAAAGACCGCGAGCTTGAGCACCAAAAGGGCAGCGAATTGATGCAGCGGGCCTCTGAGATGCTGGGCTTTGCCCTAGCGAAAGTGAAAGTGCCGACAGGCCTGAAGTTGATTACCGACGCTGGCGAGATCGGGGAAGTATTCAAACAGCTTCGCACGCCCGATGAAGAGGGCGTTATGCCAAATCAGGCTATCGTTGATAGGCTTGAGGAGATGATTAATAGCCTTGGATTGCCGGCCATTATCGTTTCGATCACGCAGCTTGAACCGGTGCGATGGCAGATGCGCGATGCGGCGTTGCTAGCGCAGACCGGTGCCCTACTGATGCGTCAGGCGGCTGGCGCCCCAACCAGCTATGAGCAGCATGAAGTGGCCGGGCCGAAGGGCAAAGATGGTCAGACTCGCTCATTATTCCCTATCAAGCAAATCATCATAAAAGCCGCGCCCAAGAGAGAACTGCCGGGCTTGAATGGTGATGCAGCAGTAGCAGAACCGCTAGAACACGAAAGCCCCAAGTCAGGTGCAAATATACCAAAAGGAACTGACTGATCCTGTCTACTCCTTGATTAAATGTTTGATCTTCTTAGCAGGCACTTTCGCAGGCAGGTCGAGTTCATCATCAACCAGCACGTCCAGACAAATTCCTGCAAGGCGCGCGTACTTGAGCAAAACGGGTAAGGACGGCTCTCTAGTGCCAAGCTCATAACCTGAGATCGCGCTATAAAACACCCTCTCATCTAACTCCAACTGCTTTAGCATCTCTGATTGAGACAGGCCGAAACCGACGCGAATCTCCTTGAGTTTCTTGGCTAAGAATTTAGGTTTCGGGCGGGCTACCTTTCCCATCGGGCGCTCCTTCTGCCCGATGGGGCGGTGATAGCAAACTTGCTTCTATACGTATTTACGTATAAACTTATTCGGTGCTTGTAATCCGTCAGGGGGCTGCAATCATGCAATCTCCTGACGGGCTTCATTACAAGCCTTGTCCGATTGGTCGGCTCATATCACCGCAGACCAACATAACAAACAACGATCTTCTGATAAAGAGGAAAGGATCACTTCAAAGTTGTACTCAAGCTGGCTAAAGTTCTGAGCCTTCTTGCAGAGGATAGTTTATGGAGAAGAATCAAAGAATTTTGCGACTGGTTCTATTTATGACGATGGTGTTTCTCCTCCTATCAATACAAGAGGGAATGGCTCAAAAGAGTAGCCGCCAGGAAGATGCTCCATCACTTAAGGAAACCCTCGACTGGTTAAAGGAGAAGCTAAATGCTTATGCGAGTTTCACCGAGACAATTGCAAATAGAGACGCCGTGCAAAAGGTTGATCTCGTCAGCTTTGATGAATGTACTCTCACATACAAATATATTCATAAATCGGCTTCAGTTGGATTAGAAATCCAGCAAAGGTTCACCTTTTCGCTAGGAGATATTGATCCTTCAAAATCCAACATTGATGGGAAAGAAGGGCATTTTACTCTGGTACTCCATGCGCTCGATAGTAAGCCGAAGATCAAGGTAGAAATGAATGCCACTTTCGCAGGGCCGCTCAAACAAGAATCAAAGTGGATTGCTGATGCGCGATTTCCCTTTGATAGTCTTGAGATGGCCGACCGAGTATCCAAAGCTTTTGCACATGCAATCAACCTCTGTAAGAGCCGCAAAGAATTGTTCCCTTCAACGCTTCCGTCGCCAAGCATTTCCAGCCAGTCACAAGAAAAGCCGGACTCGCAATCACCCGCAATCAAGATTGAAGCTGTCCCGATGCCTATCACTGTCTTTTCTGTCAGCTTGCATGACACGGCGCATCCGAAATTCCAATCAACCGATTGGGGATGGTGTTTTTTGAAACTGCGAAATGATGATCCAGCACGTACGATCTCCGGGCTGGAGGTCGAGGTCATGGTTATTGACTCTATGCGTCAGGTCACGGTTGATCATCTCCATCTAAATCTCGAAGGAAAGGTTAAAGCCCGCCAAGTTGGAGAAATGTCAGTGTCTTTAGGCACATATTTCCTACCGCAAAAATGGTCGGCGCGGTATCGGGTGGGGCGTATCATTTTCGAGGATGGATCAGAATGGAAGCGGCCTTAACTGTCACTGTCTACAATTAAGAAACTTTACCAAGGGTCGCTTTATTGCTCTCTACAGCTATATCGTATCTCTCCTTTGAGGCTATTTTGAGATTTCGCTTTTGCGGATGGAGTACGCATAAGCAGGCGTTTTCAGCCTACTACTTACCTGAAAAGCTGTCAAATCGGCTCGATAATTTCACTCTCTAGGCATTCTGCGAAATCCCCCGACCGAAACCTGGCAAAGCGCGCACTACTGGACAATCAGTGTGACAGTCGCCGTACGCAGCTTGCCTGAACTATCCGTGCCGGTGAAAGTAATCGGATACTGACCGGGTGAGGCCGCGCCGGTTTTGTATTTGAATGTCACTCTTGAGTCAGTCGTGGTGATCGAAGCGTTCGGTTTCGGCTTGATGCCGCTACCGGGCAGACCGGGCGCGACGGTGATATTGCCGGTGAAGCCGCCCGTGCGGTTGATGTTGATTTTGATGCGCGCCTTCGTGCCGGCCTGTGCAGTGACGGTTGGCGAATCGAATCCGAGCGAGAAGTCCCGCCCCGATTGAATGGGGCCAATCGCAGATATTTTGACGATGAAGCTATTGCCCTGTCCTTGCTGCACGCCATTAGGCGCAGGCGGCGTGGATTGGAAGGCATTCTTGGTTGGAAAGTTGGGCGACGTGGTCTGGCCGGCGATGTAGATGTTGCCCTGCGGGTCGAGTGCGATGCCCCTGGGAAGATCGTGGCCGCTGCTGCCAAGATAGGTGGCAAAGACCTCTTGTAGAGTATCCGGGGCAAAGACGGCCGTATCTGGTATGCACGCGGCGGCACTTACACGAAGTGCAAGTTGGGTGGGCCTAGCCAAAGGCGAGGGAAAATCATTCTTGCTAAAGATATCTTCTCCTTTCTCCTAAGCCATCAGGGACCAAAGCCTCTTTCTTTAATTCGATAAAGGGCGGCATCGAAATTGCCACTCAGAGTATCAAAGCGTGGCTGCCGCGCTGGGGAGTACTTACGAAATAGGGAGGGTATGATTCTAATGCATTCATCACGGCCAGATGAGAACAATCACGGCAATTGGATTAGTAAGGTCCCGCAGGTCACCATCGCCTTCTGGATTATCAAGATCCTCGCCACGACTGTGGGCGAAACCGGCGGCGATGCCCTATCCATGACGTTGCAGCTCGGCTACGCCATCAGCAGCTTGATCTTTCTCGCTTTCTTCGCCGTCACGCTCTCGGCCCAGGTCACCTCCAAGCGTTACCATCCGTTCATCTATTGGGCCGTCGTGGTGGCGACCACGACCGTCGGCACGACCATGTCGGATTACCTGGATCGTACGGTCGGCCTCGGCTACATAAAATCATCGATCATTCTCTTCTGTGGTGTCCTGATTATCCTCTTCATCTGGCATCGCGTCATGGGACGGATCGAGTTCGAGAACATCACAACGCGCAAGGACGAGACCTTCTACTGGCTAACTATCTTGGTGGCCAATACGCTCGGCACCGCACTAGGCGACTTCACGGCTGATGACGCGGGCCTCGGGTTCGAGCGGGGCGCCATGGTATTCGCCGGCCTGTTGGCCTTGGTGGCGTTGGCGCACTACTTCACGAAGATTTCCGATAGCGCGCTCTTCTGGGCGGCCTATGTTCTCACGCGACCTCTGGGAGCGACACTCGGTGACACCTTGACCAAACCACACGAAGAGGGCGGTCTCGAATTGAGCCGCATCGTTTCTTCACTGGTTATTGCTGCCGTCATGGTCGTACTGATCATCTTGACTTACAGAAGATCGGGGCGGATGCCTGACGCTTCCGGTCGCAGAATCCAGAGCGCCTAGACCCCATCGCGCCTTGGCGATCTAACTCTCCAGGACTTGGATCGCCAAGGTCCTGATTACTTGCTCAACACCAGAACGGCAAATGACCCCGGCTTGATGCGGCGCTGTGGTCGCTGTCCGGCTTCTGTCGCTGATGTTTCCTCGACTTCGGCGACCGAGAGAAAGATCTTTCGGGTTTTCGTGTCGAAGGCCATGGTCCTGGCGCCCTGCTGCGTCTTCACCGCGCCGGCGTCTTCGTACTGGTCTGCTGACTTCTCATGGAAGATGTTCAAGACCCCTTCGCTACACGAGAAAAAGATCAGCCCGGACTGCGGATCAAAGCCAGCGTAGTCTACCCCTTTGCCGATTGGCAGGCTGGTAATCACCTTGCCGCTCACAGCGTCCATGACGACCATCATCGGCGCGTTGCGGCAGCCGATGAAGAGCCGGTTCGTCTTGGCGTCATAGGCAAGGCCCGTGGGCGTCTTCGCCACGCCGATGGGGAAACGATGCTTCACCTGAAGCGACTGCGGATCGAAGGCCACCACTTCCGAGGTATTCTCGCTGTTGACGTAGATCAACCCGTCTTTGCCGATCACCGCCTGCTCGCCGTCGCCGTCGGCTTTCACTGTGCCAACGACCGTGCCGGTCTTCGCATCAATGGCGGTGATGTCGTGTGAGCCATGATTATTGGTGAAGACCCGCTTGGTGCGCGAGTCATAATAAATCCCGTCCGGCCCTTCCCCCACGTCGATCTTTTTGATGAGTTGCAGCGTCGCCGGATCGAACATCGACACCTTGCCCTCGCGGCCATTGCTGGTGAACCCATGCTTGAACTCGGCGGCGATGGCGATGCCGTGAACGCCGGGCGTGTCGGGAATGGTGCCGATCAGCTTGCCGCTGTCGGCGTCCACGACGTTCACCTGCGTGCCGTGCGAAAGGTAGAGGCGGCGCGACTCGCTATCGACGGTGAGATAGTCCCACCCGCCTTCGCCGCCGCCGACCGCTATGCGGTTTGACAGGTGATATCCGGTGGCCTGCTGCGCCTGGACTTTGGTGCTGGCAATTGACGCAAGCACAAGCGCACAGAGCAGGAAGGTAATGGAGTTGATCTTTGGATTGTACATTACAGATGGTCCCCTTCGGAAAGATGCTTCTGAAGCCTTCGCCTGGCGCGACGGGTTCAGCCACTGGCGCAAGTGTTTCTAATCCTTTGGTGGGCCGTTGTCAACTTGGGCGGCGGTGGGCTGCGCGGCGGTAGAAGTGATCCGCGAGTGCGACGCACATGACCCAAATGGTCGCCACCAGGTAACCGGCGATCACATCGCTAGGATAGTGCACGCCCAGATAGATGCGCGAGAAGCCGATGAGGCCGATCAGCAATGCGGTGATGAGAAGTAGTAGAATGCGCGTCTTATTGCTTGTAAAGCGGCGAGTCATCAAGTAAGCCGTAGCACCATAAAAGCATAGAGAAAGCAGCGCGTGGCCGCTCGGAAAGCTGTAGGTCGGCGGCGTCGGAGTACCGAAAAAGGAAACAGGCCGGGCACGGTGGAAACCAATCTTCAGCCCATTCTCTAAAATCAAACTGCCGATCATGATGATGGCCAGGTGGGTCAGGTCGCGCCACCTCTTGAGCACTGCAAGGTAAAGAGTGGCGAGCGTGCTCAAGCCAGAAAGGCAAGCGAGAGAGCCGAGAAATGAAAAGAGTTGCATCACCGTAGTCAGGCTTGGCGAGGCATACTGATGTATCAGCGTTCGCAGGTTGTCATCGAACGCTTGTGTGTCGCCTTCGAGCACCTCCTCTACGAGCCAGAGAAAAAACAAGAGCGCGGCTAGCGCGGCTCCCAGTCCGATTACTAGGTGCATTTGGCCGCCGCGCTCGGACGACCGTGAGAACGTCTCATGAATTGTGGGGGAGGTTTTCAGATGACTACCCTCGATGAAACACATGGGCTTGAGCGCCTTGCAGTGTTTGATGACTTGATAACTCACGCTGCCCACCGGCCCGATTCATCAGTCCTCCTTCCGTTCAGAGCGCCCTTACTGATCGATTTAGGCAAAACAAGGGCCAAAATGACAAAATTAGCAAGCTTCAGAAGTCGGCCATTTGTGGAGCTTAAAGGCTGGCAAAATCGTCTGAAGCGATTCTGTCCGGATAGGTGCAGGCGGCTGAAAACAGCCGTACGGGCGGCGCAACTTCAAGCATCCTGCGAGTTGCCGGATGCCAGCCGCAATAAAATCGTAAGAATGTGCTTTACAACGATTCCTCACCTGGCGCATCATAATCACTGAATCCCCATACTATACGAACATTTGGGTTAGGTATTTCTAGGAGGAAGTACAATGCGCGTCAATCGGAGACTCTCTCGCGCCGCATCTGCGGCCATGGCATCGGTACTG from Blastocatellia bacterium harbors:
- a CDS encoding site-specific integrase — protein: MAKERRGMIFQRGANVWYARITFTDESGKRRYIKRRAENKSHARELVKLLLREYEDHGERALESAQMTFNELAEFYKETYLVEPQYIDDRKVAGLRSAYDFRLRLTVLQDYFGKRKLRAITHGDIERFRAIRLQTKTRHGKQRSIATVNRELSLLRRIFNVAARSGWIIKNPFYGSVSLITPGDEKPRERTITKQEEERLLEACIGPRAHLRPIIICALDTGMRRGEIFKLQWSDIDFDSRIITVRAFNTKTMRERQVAITERLFSELEALYEVSTKQPEALCFGISDNVKKSFNTVRKGAGLSDVRFHDLRHTHATRLVAAQMPLSEVGRMLGHTQANTTYRYVNANVETAKRAAAVLDEFNRVIKKEELVVH
- a CDS encoding helix-turn-helix domain-containing protein, translating into MKDTETVKGRAAEQLFGVYKKLAETGRVGLTEKELCEVLGICRLTALRSRQSGKLRYCKLTATKLLYLPEHIEEFLKSCERRDTSRRNRRKLDMY
- a CDS encoding helix-turn-helix transcriptional regulator yields the protein MGKVARPKPKFLAKKLKEIRVGFGLSQSEMLKQLELDERVFYSAISGYELGTREPSLPVLLKYARLAGICLDVLVDDELDLPAKVPAKKIKHLIKE
- a CDS encoding SBBP repeat-containing protein — its product is MARPTQLALRVSAAACIPDTAVFAPDTLQEVFATYLGSSGHDLPRGIALDPQGNIYIAGQTTSPNFPTKNAFQSTPPAPNGVQQGQGNSFIVKISAIGPIQSGRDFSLGFDSPTVTAQAGTKARIKININRTGGFTGNITVAPGLPGSGIKPKPNASITTTDSRVTFKYKTGAASPGQYPITFTGTDSSGKLRTATVTLIVQ
- a CDS encoding YncE family protein, whose translation is MYNPKINSITFLLCALVLASIASTKVQAQQATGYHLSNRIAVGGGEGGWDYLTVDSESRRLYLSHGTQVNVVDADSGKLIGTIPDTPGVHGIAIAAEFKHGFTSNGREGKVSMFDPATLQLIKKIDVGEGPDGIYYDSRTKRVFTNNHGSHDITAIDAKTGTVVGTVKADGDGEQAVIGKDGLIYVNSENTSEVVAFDPQSLQVKHRFPIGVAKTPTGLAYDAKTNRLFIGCRNAPMMVVMDAVSGKVITSLPIGKGVDYAGFDPQSGLIFFSCSEGVLNIFHEKSADQYEDAGAVKTQQGARTMAFDTKTRKIFLSVAEVEETSATEAGQRPQRRIKPGSFAVLVLSK
- a CDS encoding phosphatase PAP2 family protein; its protein translation is MSYQVIKHCKALKPMCFIEGSHLKTSPTIHETFSRSSERGGQMHLVIGLGAALAALLFFLWLVEEVLEGDTQAFDDNLRTLIHQYASPSLTTVMQLFSFLGSLACLSGLSTLATLYLAVLKRWRDLTHLAIIMIGSLILENGLKIGFHRARPVSFFGTPTPPTYSFPSGHALLSLCFYGATAYLMTRRFTSNKTRILLLLITALLIGLIGFSRIYLGVHYPSDVIAGYLVATIWVMCVALADHFYRRAAHRRPS